Proteins found in one Deltaproteobacteria bacterium genomic segment:
- a CDS encoding AAA family ATPase, translating to MARTETLTLLFTDLVSSTELADRLGHDAYEALRGAHFEVLRSAVATHRGAEVKSTGDGLMVCFTSVGDAVGCAVTMQQAVEKQTRQVRRPTGPIQSHLSHASVGAGVAACPPLRMRIGISVGEVTRESNDIYGLSAVEAARLCAAAQGGQILAAEVVRVLSRGLGHMFTGVGELILKGLNAPVAACEVGWEPLADETAIPMPPVLLAGRQFAFAGRQPELDALAELWRQAQDGARPVALIGGEPGIGKTRLAAETATTAHAAGATVLYGRCDDELGVPFQPFVEALRYFVENSVSDSREGDAPAEPLLARGTPQQEPRPPEATRLRERLGRYPGELVRLLPELADLIPALPPPLQSDAETERYRMFDAVAAWLAAASSERPLVLILDDLHWAAKPTLLLLRHILRFQPSTPGPQPGSAGGSPARFFILATYRDTELDRTHPLSETLADLRKDSTVQRVALRGLDLAGVEAFIVGAAGHELDNRGHALVRAVHGETEGNPFFVGEVLRHLAESGAPVQRDGRWVSDQSVGQFGIPEGVKEVIGRRLSRLSAAANQVLSMAAVIGRDFDLGVLASLLSLPLGEGRGEGNDGALVDAIDEAVRARLVNETGVVDAYRFAHALVHETLYAEVSASKRVRLHRRIADAIKVRRPDDVTALAHHYQQAAVGGDIDKAVEYSTRAGDQARTRLAYDQAVVYYRRALELFAEGEAPAEPLGEQPARREARPPKNADSSPPDHDEQCCELLIRLGEAQRDAGDACFRQTLLDAARLAQRLGDTDRLARAAVANTRGWYSGGGGVDGDRVAVLNAALGAVEAGDTPLRAHLLATLVSELQFAPDRNRLRSLADEALAMARRLGDPRTLAGVLNAYINAIHAPDTLAERLAAGAERVALAEQLGDLRERYSAHFHLMSASREAGDIAGSDRQLAILAELNDELGLPVRRWSLKQDQATRALLDGRAADAERLIAEGFEIGQASGQPDALLIYSAQVSDLRRMQGRLDELEPLIEHALTDYPGVSGVRATVAALYCELDRDEDARRLLDSDAANGFAELVYGPGWIAAMIDYARVCAHLGARDAAVVLYERLAPWHSQLGIHGVVNGSVALYLGLLSRTLERYDDAEAHFAEAHAMHERIGAPYWLAVTRVERAKMLLRRDGPGDRDRARTMLDQALATAREYGFGGVERQAEKIDC from the coding sequence GTGGCGCGTACGGAGACACTCACCCTGTTGTTCACCGATCTCGTGAGCTCGACCGAACTGGCTGACCGCCTCGGTCACGACGCGTACGAAGCGCTGCGCGGCGCCCACTTCGAGGTCCTGCGCTCCGCCGTCGCGACCCACCGGGGGGCGGAAGTGAAGTCCACCGGCGACGGATTGATGGTGTGCTTCACCAGTGTCGGCGATGCGGTCGGCTGCGCCGTGACGATGCAGCAGGCGGTCGAGAAGCAAACTAGGCAGGTACGGAGGCCAACCGGCCCCATTCAATCACATCTCTCTCATGCTTCAGTTGGGGCAGGTGTCGCTGCCTGCCCGCCTCTGCGGATGCGCATTGGCATCTCGGTGGGCGAGGTGACGCGCGAGAGCAACGACATCTATGGCCTGTCCGCAGTCGAAGCCGCACGGCTCTGTGCCGCCGCCCAAGGGGGACAGATCCTCGCTGCTGAGGTCGTGCGGGTCTTATCGCGCGGTCTGGGGCATATGTTCACGGGCGTCGGTGAACTCATCTTGAAAGGTCTGAACGCTCCGGTAGCCGCGTGTGAGGTCGGCTGGGAGCCGCTGGCCGATGAGACGGCGATTCCTATGCCGCCGGTGCTATTGGCAGGCCGCCAATTCGCCTTCGCCGGCCGCCAGCCAGAACTGGATGCGCTCGCCGAATTGTGGAGGCAAGCCCAGGACGGTGCGCGGCCCGTGGCGCTGATCGGCGGCGAGCCGGGAATTGGCAAGACTCGCCTCGCGGCGGAGACTGCCACGACGGCTCACGCGGCGGGCGCAACGGTGCTCTACGGGCGCTGCGACGATGAGCTGGGCGTGCCCTTCCAGCCATTCGTCGAAGCGCTGCGGTACTTCGTCGAAAACTCTGTCTCCGATTCCCGTGAGGGCGACGCTCCCGCGGAGCCGCTGCTCGCGCGTGGCACGCCTCAGCAGGAGCCTCGCCCTCCCGAGGCAACACGATTGCGTGAACGCCTCGGCCGCTATCCAGGCGAACTTGTGCGCTTGCTGCCTGAGCTGGCAGATCTGATCCCCGCTCTGCCGCCGCCGCTCCAATCGGACGCGGAGACAGAGCGCTACCGCATGTTCGATGCGGTGGCGGCTTGGCTCGCCGCGGCGTCGAGCGAGCGTCCGCTCGTCCTCATCCTCGACGACCTGCACTGGGCCGCAAAGCCGACGCTCCTGCTCCTCAGGCACATTCTTCGTTTCCAACCCTCAACACCCGGCCCCCAACCTGGTAGCGCGGGCGGCTCGCCCGCGCGCTTCTTTATTCTCGCCACCTACCGCGACACCGAGCTGGACCGCACTCATCCGCTTTCGGAAACGCTCGCCGATCTGCGCAAAGACTCTACGGTGCAACGCGTTGCGTTGCGCGGACTGGATCTCGCCGGTGTGGAGGCTTTCATCGTCGGAGCCGCCGGCCACGAACTGGACAATCGCGGTCACGCGCTCGTCCGTGCCGTTCATGGGGAAACCGAAGGCAACCCGTTCTTCGTCGGCGAGGTCTTGCGCCACCTCGCAGAATCCGGTGCCCCGGTTCAGCGCGACGGCCGCTGGGTGAGTGATCAGAGCGTCGGGCAGTTCGGCATACCCGAAGGTGTCAAAGAGGTGATCGGCCGGCGACTGAGTCGACTCTCCGCGGCTGCGAATCAGGTATTGTCCATGGCGGCGGTGATCGGGCGCGACTTCGACCTGGGTGTGCTCGCGTCTCTTCTCTCTCTCCCTCTGGGAGAGGGCCGGGGTGAGGGCAATGACGGAGCGCTCGTGGACGCAATCGACGAGGCGGTTCGGGCGCGTCTGGTCAACGAGACCGGCGTCGTCGATGCCTATCGCTTCGCGCACGCGTTGGTGCACGAGACCCTGTATGCCGAGGTCAGTGCGAGCAAGCGGGTGCGCCTGCATCGCCGCATCGCTGACGCCATCAAAGTGCGCCGGCCCGATGACGTCACGGCACTCGCCCACCACTATCAGCAAGCCGCAGTCGGCGGCGATATCGACAAGGCCGTCGAGTACAGTACCCGGGCCGGCGACCAAGCCCGCACGCGACTGGCGTATGACCAGGCGGTCGTCTACTACCGACGAGCACTGGAACTGTTCGCGGAGGGCGAGGCTCCCGCCGAGCCGCTTGGTGAGCAGCCGGCTCGCCGGGAGGCTCGCCCTCCCAAGAACGCTGATAGCTCACCTCCTGACCATGATGAACAGTGCTGCGAGCTGCTGATCCGTCTCGGCGAAGCGCAACGCGACGCCGGTGACGCCTGCTTCCGCCAGACGCTGCTCGATGCGGCGCGTCTAGCGCAACGCCTCGGAGACACGGATCGACTCGCCCGCGCCGCAGTCGCGAATACGCGTGGCTGGTATAGCGGTGGAGGCGGCGTCGATGGCGACCGGGTCGCGGTACTCAACGCCGCACTTGGCGCGGTCGAGGCGGGGGACACGCCGCTGCGGGCGCATCTGCTCGCTACGCTGGTCTCAGAACTCCAATTCGCACCGGACCGTAACCGGCTCAGATCTCTCGCGGACGAGGCGCTGGCCATGGCGCGCCGGCTTGGCGACCCCCGGACCCTCGCAGGCGTTCTGAACGCGTACATCAACGCTATTCACGCCCCCGATACACTTGCCGAACGGCTCGCGGCCGGGGCCGAGCGGGTCGCTCTCGCCGAGCAGCTCGGCGATCTGCGGGAACGCTATTCCGCCCATTTTCACCTGATGTCTGCGTCGAGAGAGGCCGGTGACATCGCGGGATCAGACCGGCAGCTTGCCATCTTGGCTGAACTGAATGACGAGCTCGGTCTCCCGGTTCGGCGCTGGAGTCTCAAGCAGGACCAGGCCACTCGCGCACTGCTGGACGGGCGCGCCGCCGACGCCGAGCGCCTCATTGCAGAAGGATTCGAGATCGGCCAGGCCAGCGGGCAACCCGACGCGCTTCTCATCTACAGCGCTCAAGTTTCGGACCTTCGTCGCATGCAGGGGCGCCTCGACGAATTGGAGCCGCTCATCGAACACGCCCTCACAGACTATCCTGGGGTGTCGGGGGTTCGGGCAACGGTCGCCGCACTCTACTGTGAACTCGACCGCGATGAAGATGCTCGTCGGCTGCTCGATTCCGACGCCGCCAACGGCTTCGCCGAACTGGTTTACGGCCCGGGGTGGATAGCAGCCATGATCGATTACGCACGAGTGTGCGCCCACCTGGGGGCCCGTGATGCTGCGGTCGTTCTGTACGAGCGCCTCGCCCCCTGGCACAGTCAGTTAGGGATTCACGGAGTCGTCAACGGCTCTGTGGCGCTCTACCTCGGTCTCCTTTCCAGAACCCTCGAGCGCTACGACGACGCCGAGGCGCACTTCGCCGAAGCCCACGCCATGCACGAGCGCATCGGCGCGCCCTACTGGCTCGCGGTCACCCGCGTCGAGCGGGCGAAGATGCTGTTGCGGCGCGATGGCCCCGGCGACCGCGACCGGGCCCGCACCATGCTCGACCAGGCGCTGGCAACGGCGCGCGAGTACGGCTTCGGTGGCGTCGAGCGCCAAGCCGAGAAGATAGATTGTTAG
- a CDS encoding amidohydrolase family protein, protein MPHFPIIDCDSHVLEPTAIWEKYLDREYRVVARTAFWHEVDELGLAVTIVNGAQAKEMNSSGINRQAIWKPGMKPEDIGALDPDMRHPINSGAYDPAARLKDMDAMGIDTAVLFPTLFAEYFPVVQNPDAAAALAHAYNDWLRDFCSAAPKRLIPVAILPMQEVSFAIRELERVAKLGFRAVFIRPAFFNHRFPNQDYYKPLWQRLEALGIVACIHPSSGHTNPEWTSEGSYVERVAGYLRIGHSVAESVAPTMDNAIMLNAFCFCGHMEDFPALKLSFLHSGASWVPLALEKAETYLWLMSSTQDVSLEPERLFFQRPYLVGFNTWESSVARLPDIFGGIAAWGSRYPHHDASEPSEALANLNTWKVTDEVAAAYMGGNAARQFGL, encoded by the coding sequence ATGCCCCACTTCCCGATCATCGATTGCGACAGTCACGTACTCGAACCCACCGCGATTTGGGAGAAGTACCTCGATCGCGAGTACCGTGTGGTGGCGCGCACGGCGTTCTGGCACGAGGTGGACGAGCTTGGCCTGGCGGTGACCATCGTGAACGGCGCGCAGGCGAAGGAGATGAACTCCAGCGGCATCAACCGGCAGGCGATCTGGAAGCCGGGGATGAAGCCGGAAGACATTGGCGCGCTTGATCCCGACATGCGCCATCCGATCAACTCCGGCGCCTACGATCCGGCCGCGCGGTTGAAGGACATGGACGCAATGGGGATCGACACCGCGGTGCTGTTCCCGACGTTGTTCGCCGAGTACTTTCCGGTGGTGCAAAACCCCGACGCTGCCGCGGCCCTCGCCCACGCCTACAACGATTGGCTGCGCGACTTCTGCAGCGCGGCGCCGAAACGGCTCATCCCAGTCGCCATCCTGCCGATGCAGGAAGTGAGCTTTGCAATCAGAGAGCTGGAACGCGTCGCCAAGCTGGGCTTTCGTGCGGTCTTCATTCGGCCGGCGTTTTTCAATCATCGCTTTCCCAACCAGGACTACTACAAACCGCTGTGGCAGCGGCTCGAAGCGCTCGGCATCGTTGCCTGCATTCATCCATCGAGCGGTCACACCAACCCCGAGTGGACGTCCGAAGGTTCGTACGTCGAGCGCGTCGCCGGTTACTTGCGCATCGGCCACAGTGTCGCCGAGTCGGTGGCGCCGACGATGGACAACGCGATCATGCTCAACGCGTTCTGCTTCTGCGGCCACATGGAAGACTTTCCCGCGCTCAAGCTCAGCTTCCTGCACTCCGGTGCGTCGTGGGTGCCGCTCGCGCTCGAAAAGGCGGAGACCTACCTGTGGCTCATGAGTTCCACCCAGGATGTCAGTCTCGAACCCGAGCGACTTTTCTTCCAGCGCCCGTACCTCGTCGGCTTTAATACTTGGGAGTCGAGCGTTGCGCGATTGCCCGACATCTTCGGCGGCATCGCTGCGTGGGGGTCACGCTACCCGCATCACGACGCCTCCGAGCCGTCGGAAGCGCTGGCGAACTTGAACACGTGGAAGGTCACCGACGAGGTCGCCGCTGCCTACATGGGCGGCAACGCCGCGCGGCAGTTCGGGCTGTGA
- a CDS encoding amidohydrolase family protein, which translates to MTQAKTPLKKNFPVFDCDAHINDPYEIWNKYVEPQYRDLVRHSYWQDEKQAILNGRTVAIGGASYNFPGYNPICIAGPGMNKKIMRKLQQTPLTPDQKTYLEHRGAYDPHARLKDMDLMGIDQVLIIPTMMVANFPYIENAEGAYALTRAYNNWATDFCAAVPDRLFPAGWLPLQNPGYTVQELERIARKGFRVALVRPIDARGQYPNRIFPILGSGTIRNTMDKVYRAFEETGIVVGMHTFPALPAEPWPVPVSPGELIMRTGDQFIGGRMVDGQTLSFIFEAMTWLAQVLLSGFLDIYPKLKMAIFESNSSWVPELLEHCDRLFKLYANERRVKTDRLPSEAFYQQCTIAFESDETWTFRQWDRFENVGIWSSDAYHHDGADSWSAMREMNEIGVPGPVQEKLLGGNARRLYGIEGKMFVTEEPKQIPRPDWFPKPEEIAAFAESEADPRAHGKTGFSVSKMDPRFVLEMLRNF; encoded by the coding sequence ATGACTCAGGCGAAGACGCCGCTGAAGAAAAACTTTCCGGTGTTCGATTGCGACGCGCATATCAACGATCCGTACGAGATCTGGAACAAGTACGTCGAACCGCAGTACCGCGACCTCGTGCGGCACAGCTACTGGCAGGACGAGAAGCAGGCGATCTTGAACGGCCGCACCGTGGCGATCGGTGGGGCCAGCTACAATTTTCCCGGCTACAATCCGATCTGCATCGCCGGCCCCGGCATGAACAAGAAGATCATGCGCAAGTTGCAGCAGACGCCGCTGACGCCCGATCAGAAAACCTATCTCGAACATCGCGGCGCTTACGATCCGCATGCGCGCCTGAAGGACATGGACCTGATGGGCATCGATCAGGTGCTCATCATTCCGACGATGATGGTTGCGAACTTCCCGTACATCGAGAACGCCGAGGGTGCGTATGCATTGACGCGCGCCTACAACAATTGGGCGACAGACTTCTGCGCCGCCGTTCCCGACCGCTTGTTTCCCGCCGGCTGGCTGCCGCTGCAAAATCCCGGGTACACGGTGCAGGAGCTGGAGCGCATCGCCAGGAAAGGCTTCCGCGTGGCCCTGGTGCGGCCGATCGATGCGCGCGGCCAATATCCCAATCGCATTTTCCCGATCCTCGGCAGCGGCACGATCCGCAACACCATGGACAAGGTCTACCGCGCCTTCGAAGAAACCGGCATCGTCGTCGGCATGCACACGTTCCCCGCGCTGCCGGCCGAGCCGTGGCCGGTGCCGGTGTCGCCGGGCGAACTCATCATGCGCACCGGCGATCAGTTCATTGGCGGGCGCATGGTCGATGGGCAGACACTCAGTTTCATCTTCGAAGCCATGACCTGGCTGGCGCAGGTGCTTCTCTCCGGCTTCCTCGACATCTATCCGAAACTGAAAATGGCGATCTTCGAATCCAATTCGAGTTGGGTGCCCGAGCTGCTCGAACACTGCGACCGATTGTTCAAGCTGTACGCCAACGAGCGGCGCGTGAAGACCGACCGCCTGCCGAGTGAAGCCTTCTATCAACAGTGCACCATCGCCTTCGAGTCGGACGAGACGTGGACGTTCCGCCAGTGGGACCGTTTCGAAAACGTCGGCATCTGGTCCTCCGATGCGTATCATCACGACGGCGCCGATTCGTGGAGCGCGATGCGTGAGATGAACGAGATCGGTGTGCCGGGTCCGGTGCAGGAAAAATTGCTCGGGGGCAATGCGCGCCGGCTCTATGGCATCGAAGGCAAGATGTTCGTGACCGAGGAGCCGAAGCAGATCCCGCGACCCGACTGGTTTCCGAAGCCGGAAGAGATCGCCGCGTTCGCCGAATCCGAAGCCGATCCGCGCGCGCACGGCAAGACCGGCTTCAGCGTCAGCAAGATGGATCCACGCTTCGTGTTGGAGATGTTGAGGAACTTCTAA
- a CDS encoding alpha-glucosidase/alpha-galactosidase, giving the protein MPSRAQPKIALIGAGSVVFAKNLIGDILMFPELANCHIALMDIDAARLHTAERMTQKLAAALKVAPTITAHSDRRDALRNADFVINTIQVGGYRPSTVVDFEVPKRHHLRQTIADTLGIGGIMRALRTIPVLIEICRDMEAVCPNGLLLNYTNPMAMNCWALARATPITTVGLCHSVQGTAMELARDIGVPYGEITYQAAGINHMAFYLRFERRGEDLYPLIRKVVRDGRVPDNNRVRYEMLMRLGYFVTESSEHFAEYTPYFIRRDRPDLIERFNVPLDEYITRCDFMDQLWGTMREFFEGNEPIADVERSHEYGALIIHSIATGKPRVVYGNVPNRGLITNLQDGCCVEVPCLVNGNGIQPTRIGDLPPQLAGLIMTNVNVQSLAVEAALTGKREHVYHAAMLDPHTAAELTLDEIWQLVDDLIAAHGDKIPQLK; this is encoded by the coding sequence ATGCCCTCGCGCGCGCAGCCGAAGATCGCTCTGATCGGCGCCGGTAGCGTTGTATTCGCCAAGAACTTGATCGGCGATATCCTCATGTTCCCGGAGTTGGCGAATTGTCACATCGCGTTGATGGACATCGACGCGGCGCGGCTGCACACCGCTGAGCGCATGACGCAGAAGCTTGCGGCAGCGCTGAAGGTCGCGCCGACGATCACCGCGCACAGCGATCGCCGCGACGCGCTCCGTAACGCGGACTTCGTCATCAACACGATTCAAGTCGGCGGCTATCGCCCGTCGACTGTCGTCGACTTCGAAGTGCCCAAGCGGCATCATCTGCGGCAGACCATCGCCGACACGCTCGGCATCGGCGGCATCATGCGCGCGTTGCGCACCATCCCGGTGCTGATCGAGATCTGCCGCGACATGGAAGCGGTATGTCCCAACGGGTTGCTGCTGAACTACACCAATCCGATGGCGATGAACTGCTGGGCGCTGGCGCGTGCGACGCCGATCACAACCGTCGGGTTGTGCCACAGCGTGCAGGGTACGGCGATGGAGTTGGCGCGCGACATCGGCGTGCCGTACGGCGAGATCACGTATCAAGCCGCCGGCATCAACCACATGGCTTTCTATCTCCGCTTCGAGCGGCGTGGTGAGGATCTCTACCCGTTGATTCGCAAAGTCGTCCGCGACGGCCGCGTGCCCGACAACAATCGCGTGCGTTACGAGATGCTGATGCGACTCGGCTACTTCGTCACCGAATCGAGCGAGCACTTCGCCGAGTACACGCCGTACTTCATCCGCCGCGATCGGCCCGACTTGATCGAGCGCTTCAACGTACCGCTCGACGAATACATCACGCGCTGCGACTTCATGGATCAGTTGTGGGGCACCATGCGCGAGTTTTTTGAAGGCAATGAACCCATCGCCGACGTCGAGCGCAGCCACGAGTACGGCGCGCTGATCATCCACAGCATCGCGACGGGGAAGCCGCGGGTGGTCTACGGCAACGTTCCCAATCGCGGCTTGATCACCAACCTGCAGGACGGCTGTTGCGTCGAGGTGCCGTGTCTGGTGAACGGCAACGGCATCCAGCCCACGCGCATCGGCGACTTGCCGCCGCAACTCGCTGGCCTCATCATGACCAACGTGAACGTGCAGTCGCTCGCGGTCGAAGCCGCGCTCACCGGCAAACGCGAACACGTCTACCACGCCGCCATGCTCGACCCGCACACCGCGGCAGAGCTGACGCTCGACGAGATCTGGCAGCTCGTCGACGATCTGATCGCCGCGCACGGCGACAAGATCCCACAGCTGAAATGA